One window of the Thermogemmatispora onikobensis genome contains the following:
- a CDS encoding pentapeptide repeat-containing protein, with protein sequence MLEVEPQLGGLGREEALVEIVQAYRQERVPMLDGADLSRLDLQKVDLSGGNLRGANLSEANLSGSYLCGAYLRKADLSHANLSRANLSKAFLIGVNLIGANLLGASLREADLRSTDLGGVDLRGADLHGAVLVEAGLIGVDLRRCDLSQARLSLANLSRANLSGADLSGADLSGAILDEADLSRADLSGANLVGAHLREANLSGANLSGARLNLAVLSKANLNGVYACGASLYGANLVDAALHEANLRGASLNRAYLFQAVLRRADLSKVDCARANLSRADLSGCDLSRASLVEALLKGADLSEAYLYATDCRGANLQQARLTAAVLTNSLFVRADLQQIQAEPEQFNGLDRSALEEIVIDPYTGWRLGIGSNVVRRPL encoded by the coding sequence ATGCTTGAGGTTGAGCCGCAGTTAGGAGGACTCGGACGCGAGGAGGCCCTGGTGGAGATCGTCCAGGCCTACCGGCAGGAGCGCGTTCCTATGCTTGATGGGGCCGATCTGAGTCGGCTTGATTTGCAGAAGGTAGATCTCAGTGGTGGCAATCTGCGCGGGGCCAATCTCTCGGAGGCCAATTTAAGCGGGTCCTATCTCTGTGGAGCCTATCTACGTAAGGCTGATCTCAGTCATGCCAATCTCAGCCGGGCCAACCTGAGTAAAGCCTTCCTGATCGGGGTCAATCTGATCGGGGCGAATCTCCTGGGGGCCTCGCTACGTGAGGCTGACCTGCGCTCGACGGATCTGGGAGGAGTGGATCTACGGGGTGCCGATCTCCACGGGGCGGTGCTGGTTGAGGCTGGTCTCATTGGGGTCGATCTGCGGCGCTGTGATTTAAGCCAGGCTCGCCTGAGTCTGGCCAATCTGAGCCGTGCCAATCTCTCTGGGGCTGATCTGAGTGGGGCCGATCTGAGCGGCGCAATTCTGGACGAGGCCGATCTGAGTCGCGCCGATCTGAGTGGGGCCAATCTGGTCGGCGCTCATCTGCGCGAGGCTAACCTGAGTGGGGCTAATCTCAGTGGGGCGCGTCTCAATCTGGCCGTCCTGAGTAAGGCCAATCTGAACGGGGTCTATGCCTGTGGGGCCTCGCTCTATGGCGCCAATCTGGTTGATGCGGCCCTCCATGAGGCCAATCTCCGAGGGGCCAGCCTGAATCGCGCGTATCTGTTCCAGGCGGTGCTCAGGAGGGCCGATCTGAGCAAGGTCGACTGCGCCAGGGCCAATCTCTCGCGTGCTGATCTGAGTGGCTGTGATCTCAGCCGAGCCTCATTGGTAGAGGCGCTGCTTAAAGGCGCCGACCTCTCCGAGGCCTATCTGTACGCTACCGATTGTCGCGGCGCCAATTTGCAGCAGGCGCGTCTGACTGCGGCGGTGCTGACCAATAGTCTCTTTGTGCGAGCCGATTTACAACAGATCCAGGCGGAGCCCGAGCAGTTCAACGGCCTTGATCGCAGCGCGCTGGAGGAGATTGTGATCGATCCCTATACCGGCTGGCGTCTGGGGATCGGCTCCAACGTGGTGCGTCGACCTCTGTGA
- a CDS encoding DUF3311 domain-containing protein yields the protein MTGESVTTMLPEESLQRRGRLWPFALLLIPFLTAVCPALYNQVEPTLFGVPFFYWFQMLWIVVTAVVVGLVALLTE from the coding sequence ATGACCGGGGAGAGTGTGACGACGATGCTACCTGAAGAATCGCTCCAAAGGCGGGGGCGTCTCTGGCCTTTCGCGCTCTTGCTCATTCCCTTTCTCACCGCCGTCTGTCCGGCCCTCTACAACCAGGTGGAGCCAACGCTGTTCGGCGTACCTTTCTTCTATTGGTTCCAAATGCTCTGGATCGTTGTCACTGCTGTAGTCGTGGGTCTGGTGGCTTTGTTGACCGAGTAA
- a CDS encoding DUF4388 domain-containing protein: MSEQEGVTDHLVTIIQLIQLARGSGTLTAWRGTGDLFEEGVITFVKGQVTQASAGRRKDHAALNWLSTWGRCRYSFTPVVLDEATKQLLAWLAAGITQPPRPATPASSSGPPSVAARGSQPGVAASEPGQQGARSSDASYHAVPYPVLPFQQALLLIEQYRLSRAHRQLFLLIDGRRRLLDLAQLMGKEPQVVSQLLSDLEQRGIIQRKGL, from the coding sequence ATGTCAGAGCAGGAAGGCGTGACGGATCACCTGGTCACGATTATTCAGCTGATCCAGCTCGCGCGTGGCAGCGGCACACTCACGGCCTGGCGAGGAACTGGCGACCTCTTCGAGGAAGGAGTGATCACCTTTGTGAAAGGTCAGGTCACCCAGGCCAGCGCTGGTCGCCGCAAAGATCATGCCGCGCTCAATTGGCTGAGTACCTGGGGGAGGTGTCGCTATAGTTTTACTCCCGTGGTACTTGATGAGGCAACGAAACAGTTACTGGCCTGGCTGGCTGCTGGCATTACACAGCCGCCGCGTCCAGCGACGCCAGCGTCCTCGTCAGGGCCGCCATCTGTCGCGGCTCGTGGCTCTCAGCCGGGGGTGGCTGCGAGCGAGCCGGGGCAGCAGGGTGCTCGTTCTTCTGATGCTTCCTACCACGCGGTGCCTTATCCTGTACTGCCCTTCCAGCAAGCTCTGCTTCTGATCGAGCAGTATCGTCTCTCGCGCGCCCATCGTCAGCTCTTTTTGCTGATTGATGGCCGGCGCCGGCTGCTCGATCTGGCTCAGCTGATGGGCAAGGAGCCGCAGGTAGTGAGCCAGCTGCTGAGCGATCTGGAGCAGCGTGGCATCATTCAGAGGAAAGGATTGTAA
- a CDS encoding sodium:solute symporter family protein: MQWGMLAVFVGVFIVMTIMGLLAARWRPGDLSRLQEWALAGRRFGPVVSWFLIGGDLYTAYTFMAVPALVYAQGAQGFFASPYLTLAFVFALIMMPRFWVIARHRGYVTQADFVRDRFGSSALALVVAVTGIMATMPYIAIQIYGIQVCIAQMGINVELALFIAFLILALYTYVSGLRGPALIAIFKDFSIWLVAIVSFVIISLRLGGLPRIFAAVPADKLTLSPAQYSTFSTLILGSAMALFLYPHAFTAMLSANSRRTLKRTLPFLLAYTFLQSLIGLFGFMAIAAGIKPSPLYKTNIALPALFASMLPPWLAGFAFAAISIGALVPAGVMSIAAANLFTRNIYREYFHPNCTEREESAVARTASLVIKFGALLFILFFPTDFAINLQLFANVWIIQILPAVLLGLYTRWFHHLALICGWAGGMVLGTWMVLTQNFGTVYSLTLGGLSFHVYAAFAGLVLNLVLCCALTPLFDLLGLPRGQDNTSPTDYAIRPVTGFSEERLLQQARQLRQTTPAGAFPLQDEHVANR; this comes from the coding sequence ATTCAATGGGGAATGCTGGCGGTCTTTGTAGGCGTTTTCATAGTAATGACTATCATGGGCCTATTGGCCGCGCGCTGGCGGCCTGGCGATCTGAGCCGGCTTCAGGAGTGGGCCCTGGCGGGAAGGCGCTTTGGACCAGTGGTGTCCTGGTTCCTCATTGGCGGTGACCTCTACACTGCTTACACGTTCATGGCGGTGCCGGCTCTGGTCTATGCCCAAGGGGCACAGGGCTTTTTTGCTTCACCCTATCTGACCCTGGCCTTTGTCTTTGCCCTGATCATGATGCCTCGTTTTTGGGTCATTGCTCGCCATCGTGGCTATGTTACTCAAGCCGATTTTGTGCGTGACCGTTTCGGTAGTAGTGCCCTGGCGCTGGTAGTGGCGGTCACCGGCATCATGGCCACCATGCCTTACATCGCCATCCAGATCTACGGTATCCAGGTCTGTATTGCCCAGATGGGGATCAATGTCGAGTTGGCTCTCTTCATCGCTTTCCTGATCCTGGCTCTCTACACCTATGTCAGCGGCTTGCGTGGGCCAGCCCTCATCGCTATCTTTAAGGACTTCTCTATCTGGCTGGTAGCCATTGTGAGTTTTGTCATCATCTCTCTCCGCCTCGGAGGGTTGCCGCGTATCTTTGCTGCTGTTCCTGCTGATAAGCTCACGCTCTCTCCTGCGCAGTACAGCACCTTTTCAACCCTCATTCTTGGTTCTGCGATGGCGCTCTTCCTTTATCCGCACGCCTTTACCGCGATGCTGAGCGCTAATAGCCGTCGTACGCTGAAGCGTACGCTGCCATTCCTGCTGGCCTATACCTTCCTGCAGTCGCTCATCGGCTTATTTGGCTTTATGGCTATTGCTGCTGGTATTAAGCCATCTCCTCTCTACAAGACCAATATTGCTCTACCAGCGCTTTTCGCCAGCATGCTGCCGCCGTGGCTGGCCGGTTTCGCCTTTGCTGCCATCTCCATTGGCGCCCTGGTTCCCGCTGGTGTCATGTCGATTGCAGCGGCTAACCTCTTTACTCGCAACATTTATCGTGAATATTTCCATCCCAACTGTACAGAGCGTGAGGAATCGGCGGTAGCCAGGACGGCCTCCCTTGTCATTAAGTTTGGAGCTTTGCTCTTCATTCTCTTCTTCCCGACGGATTTCGCCATTAATCTGCAGCTGTTTGCCAATGTCTGGATCATTCAGATCCTGCCTGCGGTGCTCCTGGGCCTCTATACGCGCTGGTTCCACCACCTGGCCCTGATCTGCGGCTGGGCTGGAGGTATGGTCCTTGGCACCTGGATGGTCCTTACCCAGAACTTTGGAACGGTCTACTCCCTGACCCTGGGGGGCCTCTCGTTCCATGTCTACGCTGCCTTCGCCGGGTTGGTGCTCAATCTGGTCCTGTGTTGTGCTCTGACGCCCCTCTTTGACCTGCTCGGCCTGCCGCGTGGGCAGGATAACACCAGTCCGACTGACTATGCAATCCGCCCAGTAACCGGTTTCTCAGAGGAACGACTCCTGCAGCAGGCGCGTCAGCTCCGTCAAACCACTCCTGCCGGAGCGTTTCCTTTACAGGACGAGCATGTAGCGAATCGCTAG
- the mads7 gene encoding methylation-associated defense system protein MAD7 encodes MKVKLPKELRGVRFSLVLPIELNDFDIELLLPILFFTILAEGRGRARIPNDPRTIDVYINKLSQHPALEGFTTPRERRLLERLVRTALITTGHTGRKREAEQITSIVTYSILSYKPGFPKEASRLRSADLFLYQAMHRYLKGDQALRQLLKEIFGRGVKLGKAGDLGGEYDGTTEVDTLTRLSLAFLDGFESARPGLSREKDAHSGACPGLTYELAADLVQYMSAYHRAMPMPAFIHHLLTLINFELFIYTLKVVYAVNALVAQPESLPPAMGEPPAPSPPTLYVDFTGQPGPSQEMAHACVRRDIEAYQSFLSANLLLRQLQSYVEQLRRNSRRRALIDGLLGDATAGPLYLQRLLMLRDQPSIYADIEAHASHDINRIFEENKDPEEPESTLATKYLDELLASAESDLDGLVILLKEGQRDATQNFVRWYWSTGGLTRTEGLLRGQLKYRPSWQYAPTNDLLAVLVQLAAARLNGSENGLNGDQSNHGPTPIRLQDFLRFLDERFGLLVDRPPAPFVGAEYTAAAQENLRAMLRRLRQMGIFRDLSDDFTVQRLHPPYAATSALTSYY; translated from the coding sequence GTGAAGGTTAAGTTGCCGAAGGAATTGCGCGGAGTCCGCTTTTCTCTGGTACTGCCCATTGAGTTGAATGATTTCGATATCGAGCTGTTGCTGCCTATCCTCTTCTTTACTATTCTGGCCGAGGGTCGGGGACGCGCTCGTATACCAAATGACCCTCGGACCATCGATGTCTATATTAATAAGCTTAGCCAGCATCCTGCGCTTGAGGGTTTCACCACTCCTCGCGAACGACGTCTGCTGGAACGTCTGGTACGCACTGCCCTGATCACAACCGGGCATACCGGTCGAAAGCGTGAAGCTGAGCAGATTACCTCTATTGTGACTTACAGCATACTTTCTTACAAGCCTGGCTTCCCCAAGGAAGCCAGTCGCCTGCGGAGCGCGGACCTTTTTCTCTACCAGGCGATGCACAGGTACCTGAAAGGCGATCAGGCCCTGCGCCAGCTTCTCAAAGAGATTTTCGGTCGCGGCGTTAAACTCGGCAAGGCGGGCGACCTGGGTGGGGAATACGATGGCACTACTGAGGTAGATACGTTGACGCGCCTCTCGCTGGCCTTTCTCGATGGCTTTGAGAGTGCCCGGCCAGGCTTGAGTCGTGAAAAAGATGCCCATTCCGGAGCCTGTCCCGGACTGACCTACGAGCTAGCGGCTGACCTTGTGCAATATATGTCGGCTTACCACAGGGCGATGCCCATGCCGGCTTTTATTCATCATCTCTTGACCTTGATCAATTTCGAGCTGTTTATCTACACTCTGAAGGTTGTCTACGCGGTGAATGCATTGGTCGCGCAGCCAGAGAGCTTGCCTCCCGCGATGGGCGAGCCTCCGGCCCCATCACCCCCAACCCTCTATGTGGACTTCACCGGCCAGCCTGGCCCCAGCCAGGAGATGGCCCATGCCTGTGTACGCCGCGATATCGAAGCCTACCAGAGCTTTCTCTCGGCGAATCTGCTGCTGCGCCAGCTGCAAAGCTATGTGGAGCAGCTCAGACGAAACAGTCGCCGTCGAGCTCTCATAGATGGCCTCCTTGGAGACGCAACCGCAGGCCCACTTTACCTGCAACGTTTACTGATGCTACGCGACCAACCCAGTATCTATGCTGATATTGAGGCTCACGCCAGTCATGATATTAACAGAATCTTTGAAGAGAATAAAGATCCAGAAGAGCCAGAAAGCACACTAGCAACAAAATACCTGGATGAGCTGCTCGCCAGCGCTGAGAGCGATTTAGATGGCCTGGTCATCCTGCTGAAAGAAGGCCAGCGCGATGCTACCCAGAATTTCGTGCGCTGGTACTGGAGCACTGGAGGATTGACGCGCACTGAGGGGCTGCTTCGAGGGCAGCTCAAATATCGCCCATCCTGGCAATATGCTCCGACCAACGATCTGTTGGCGGTTCTGGTGCAGCTTGCCGCTGCCCGTCTGAATGGCAGCGAGAACGGCCTGAATGGAGACCAGAGCAATCATGGTCCCACGCCCATCCGCCTGCAGGACTTCCTGCGCTTCCTCGACGAGCGCTTTGGGCTGCTGGTTGACCGTCCGCCCGCTCCTTTTGTGGGCGCCGAGTATACTGCCGCGGCCCAGGAGAATCTACGGGCGATGCTGCGCCGCCTGCGCCAGATGGGTATCTTCCGCGACCTCTCCGACGACTTCACGGTCCAGCGTCTGCACCCACCGTATGCGGCCACATCCGCGCTAACCAGCTACTACTAA
- a CDS encoding ATP-binding protein has product MVISSPQSELKIELLAEALLKEIRGTSAGHCARIDFLELDDALPLCQRLRTSEQAKQGTMFHILATERQPGPDDLLFITPDRAIELRNRKIGRFCLFIPAGSVDATASSLANAFAPIDGRALYEAALQQLRRRLQERSPEAAAQVQAVFSHLRRWPGLSYERRLDFVIAVYAHVQDGTAETIGLELWRVGLISDARPDFVNFLEANRRLTTLLARPKKFDATLVERVQELKVESTTATELLRFLQGKALSDVHNWSRALVEKELTLDRWEFVQHEKSDLHKFEVESFVNAKGAVEHFCHLAQPDGVGGALYAYYGSNGDVVVRWKCKPDKPRNLGGWRVAIVPQDSEPGFRESLWEQDFTPGRRKVTIKLEKLGLDSEELPDYLVCVRIAPLGPDGNEMVKDNDGEKQLYYEDSLAFYLTLDPAHLPPEQTPREKRQTVPTLSWGRLKVGSEVRETILEESLPQWQKERAYFSLLLNGKHRLTLTLSETLQQLEQRVLKEPAQGGCFLLEVDDLQPVDGEAIQAFQLAPGESESWQHFWRQRELFFRRLRQSEGRDLIEVADWSNSPELADAAVRYAQAYHDLLQDLRARAADESEIKQALSIDSLLIRFLHQRQAEEALVILPTHPLRAAWFAGYTRLLSSWEEELLEQQESQRKQKVDLEALRLLVPANVPPFAYHAATPTVFIFFQNLLFFHGVALPADAPDPHRRYTDVATVLKASPDQAVPGDIRPERLGEHLKLFQALHPYANPLVLTLVNPDRGALLGEALKGLAPSQNEAEETELPVGTLPLLQITSYSESWQSGTLQTLAQTLQQHGNWLFRNAGYQTDHFLPALSTTARPLRLLQEGKQEPPEAHLAIVSDLMRPRVVATSTPGASSPSSTVSSFSLYGLLARFISQFSQENGTLLWRYQINTFGGKPLPHPEGPRYSETLVNLHTALLKAGGYLLSGRAETQPTLEVALTDKRRALLEKLHQRTNWVITLDRFFTLDYYDSPHLPGLEDIARKYVLDYSPEFTEGLGHRMMVTTSWHQEISSMLAQAMDELGFSQIEESVSHLLHYLKIISGRLALEALESPASTAAAVGLGVVTAWLQRQGRLKQAVLLPVDLYPRIFSPNSTGQPVQSERRCDLALITLKRNIVETTFIEVKWRRGTAPLERLAADMALQMETTAETMRQRFFDRQQLDGALQRAYLANVLRFYFERARRYQLFNPEAEGTFLENLARFEKEELDFRPSYEGYIVSLESEPRKQPLIIGDARIRLLTASDFQNLPELLQEPALNLEEEALVSEEWAEWEQQIGEGDAFTAEPAGQPAAEPGLPSRLERQLEKLGRTEAENTLLIRTGQKESQMAAGPVSMSTRIQLGQAASGPVYWKPGIQGSPHLFILGIPGQGKSWTIEHLLSALSQQGVPALVLDFHGQFADPQGRYFQSVHPQVLDATKGLPFSPFECSVSGPAWRSNALAISEIFAQVAGLGEMQRDVIYTAIRDAYRVHGFEDELSAQERSALTYPSLYEVFHRIERLEQQRRVGHVTARCRPLLEMDLFQPAESPANLSSLIGHGLVIDLHQLYAELLQLSAGAFLLHKIYKDMFHWGPAERLRLAIVLDEAHRLAKDKTLPKLMKEGRKFGISVIVASQSLGDFHPEILNNAGTRIIFRLNHPESRKAAGFIRAGQAKQVAERIEQLSVGSAYVQTPEMRQALIVRMGAGSS; this is encoded by the coding sequence ATGGTAATCTCTTCTCCACAGAGCGAGCTGAAGATCGAGCTACTGGCCGAGGCGCTGCTAAAAGAAATCAGGGGGACAAGCGCCGGCCATTGTGCTCGTATTGACTTCCTGGAACTGGACGATGCGCTGCCCCTCTGCCAACGGCTACGCACAAGTGAGCAGGCAAAGCAGGGAACCATGTTCCATATCCTGGCTACTGAACGCCAGCCTGGACCCGATGACTTGCTCTTTATCACACCTGACCGCGCGATTGAGCTACGCAACCGCAAGATTGGACGCTTCTGCCTCTTCATTCCTGCTGGCAGTGTAGACGCTACTGCCAGCTCGCTGGCCAATGCCTTCGCTCCCATCGATGGACGGGCGCTTTATGAGGCCGCCCTCCAGCAGCTACGGCGCCGACTCCAGGAGCGCTCTCCCGAGGCCGCCGCCCAGGTTCAGGCAGTTTTTAGCCACCTGCGCCGCTGGCCTGGCTTAAGCTATGAGCGACGCCTGGACTTCGTTATCGCCGTCTACGCCCATGTACAGGATGGCACGGCGGAGACGATTGGCCTGGAGCTCTGGCGGGTCGGCCTCATCAGCGATGCACGCCCCGATTTCGTCAATTTTCTGGAAGCCAATCGGCGCCTGACGACGCTGTTAGCTCGTCCCAAGAAGTTCGATGCCACCCTGGTCGAGCGTGTGCAAGAGCTGAAGGTGGAGAGCACAACCGCCACAGAGCTGCTGCGCTTCCTCCAGGGCAAAGCCCTCAGCGATGTGCATAACTGGTCACGCGCTCTGGTAGAGAAAGAGCTGACGCTCGATCGTTGGGAATTCGTCCAGCATGAAAAGAGCGACCTGCATAAATTTGAGGTCGAATCTTTCGTCAATGCCAAAGGAGCAGTTGAACACTTCTGTCACCTGGCTCAGCCAGACGGCGTTGGTGGTGCCCTGTACGCTTACTACGGAAGCAACGGTGATGTGGTGGTACGCTGGAAGTGCAAGCCAGATAAGCCGCGCAACCTCGGCGGCTGGCGCGTGGCCATCGTGCCCCAGGACAGCGAGCCAGGTTTCCGCGAAAGCCTGTGGGAGCAGGACTTCACCCCTGGGCGACGCAAGGTCACGATCAAGCTAGAGAAGCTGGGACTCGATAGCGAGGAGCTGCCCGATTATCTGGTCTGCGTGCGCATCGCCCCCTTGGGGCCTGACGGCAATGAGATGGTGAAGGACAACGATGGGGAGAAGCAGCTCTATTACGAAGATAGTCTCGCGTTCTACTTGACCCTTGATCCAGCTCACCTTCCTCCCGAGCAGACTCCCCGCGAAAAGCGCCAGACTGTCCCTACCCTTTCCTGGGGACGGCTCAAAGTCGGTAGCGAGGTCCGCGAGACAATCCTGGAGGAAAGCCTGCCCCAATGGCAGAAGGAGCGCGCCTATTTCAGCCTGCTGCTCAATGGCAAGCACCGACTGACGCTGACGCTGAGCGAGACGCTGCAGCAGCTGGAGCAGCGCGTTCTGAAGGAACCGGCTCAGGGTGGCTGTTTTCTTCTGGAAGTTGATGATCTGCAGCCCGTCGATGGGGAAGCTATTCAAGCGTTTCAGCTTGCCCCTGGCGAAAGCGAGAGCTGGCAACATTTCTGGCGCCAGCGCGAGCTGTTCTTCCGACGCCTGCGCCAGTCCGAGGGACGCGACCTCATCGAGGTGGCCGATTGGAGCAACAGCCCTGAGCTGGCCGACGCCGCTGTCCGCTACGCTCAGGCTTACCATGACCTGCTCCAGGACCTGCGAGCACGCGCAGCTGATGAGAGCGAAATCAAACAGGCTCTCTCGATTGACAGCCTGCTCATCCGCTTTCTACATCAGCGGCAGGCCGAAGAGGCCCTGGTCATCCTGCCAACCCACCCGCTGCGTGCCGCCTGGTTTGCCGGCTACACCCGGCTGCTTTCCTCCTGGGAGGAGGAGCTGCTGGAACAACAGGAGAGTCAGCGTAAACAGAAAGTCGATCTGGAAGCACTGCGCCTGCTCGTCCCGGCCAACGTCCCTCCCTTTGCCTACCACGCCGCCACACCGACGGTCTTCATTTTCTTCCAGAATCTGCTTTTCTTCCACGGAGTGGCGCTTCCCGCCGATGCCCCTGATCCGCATCGGCGTTATACCGACGTCGCTACTGTGCTCAAGGCCAGCCCGGACCAGGCCGTCCCGGGCGATATCCGTCCTGAGCGGCTTGGCGAGCATCTCAAGCTCTTTCAGGCCCTCCATCCCTACGCCAATCCGCTGGTCTTGACGCTGGTGAACCCGGATCGTGGCGCGCTGCTGGGCGAGGCCCTGAAGGGTCTGGCCCCCTCGCAAAATGAAGCGGAGGAGACAGAGCTACCAGTCGGCACCCTGCCCCTGCTCCAGATCACTTCATACAGCGAAAGCTGGCAGAGCGGCACCTTGCAGACTCTGGCCCAAACGCTGCAACAGCATGGCAACTGGCTCTTCCGAAACGCAGGCTACCAGACAGACCATTTCCTGCCGGCCCTCTCAACCACCGCCCGCCCGCTGCGCCTGTTGCAGGAAGGAAAGCAAGAGCCACCCGAGGCTCACCTGGCCATCGTCAGCGACCTGATGCGTCCTCGCGTCGTTGCGACGTCGACGCCGGGCGCGTCCTCGCCGAGCAGCACAGTTAGCAGCTTCTCCCTCTATGGTCTGCTCGCACGCTTTATCTCTCAGTTCAGTCAGGAGAACGGTACCTTGCTCTGGCGCTACCAGATCAACACCTTCGGCGGTAAGCCCCTTCCTCATCCCGAGGGACCACGCTATAGCGAGACACTAGTCAATCTGCACACAGCGCTTCTGAAAGCCGGTGGCTACTTACTCAGCGGTAGAGCGGAAACTCAGCCCACTCTGGAGGTCGCGCTCACGGACAAGCGCCGCGCTCTGCTGGAGAAGCTGCATCAAAGGACGAACTGGGTCATTACTCTGGACCGCTTCTTTACGCTGGACTACTACGACTCGCCCCACTTGCCCGGACTGGAGGACATAGCCCGTAAGTATGTGCTGGACTATTCGCCTGAGTTCACCGAAGGGCTGGGCCATCGCATGATGGTGACCACCTCCTGGCACCAGGAAATCAGCTCGATGCTCGCCCAGGCTATGGACGAGTTGGGCTTCTCGCAAATCGAGGAGAGTGTCAGCCACCTGCTGCACTACTTGAAAATCATCTCGGGACGTCTGGCATTGGAAGCACTGGAGTCCCCAGCCAGCACCGCCGCCGCCGTGGGCCTGGGCGTGGTCACAGCCTGGCTCCAACGCCAGGGCCGCCTCAAGCAGGCCGTCCTGCTACCCGTCGACCTCTACCCGCGTATCTTCTCACCGAACAGCACAGGGCAACCCGTCCAGAGCGAGCGCCGCTGCGACCTGGCACTCATCACCCTGAAGCGGAACATTGTCGAGACGACTTTTATCGAGGTCAAGTGGCGTCGTGGCACCGCCCCACTTGAGCGCCTGGCCGCCGATATGGCCTTGCAGATGGAAACGACCGCTGAGACGATGCGTCAGCGCTTCTTCGATCGTCAGCAGCTCGATGGCGCCCTGCAACGCGCCTATCTGGCCAATGTCCTGCGCTTCTACTTCGAGCGCGCCCGTCGCTACCAGCTTTTCAATCCCGAGGCCGAAGGCACTTTCCTGGAAAACCTGGCCCGCTTCGAAAAAGAAGAGCTGGACTTCCGTCCCAGCTATGAGGGCTATATCGTCAGTCTTGAGAGCGAGCCTCGGAAGCAGCCGCTGATCATCGGAGACGCCCGCATCCGCCTGCTGACTGCCAGCGACTTCCAGAACCTGCCCGAACTTTTACAGGAGCCAGCCCTCAATCTCGAGGAAGAGGCCCTGGTCTCCGAGGAGTGGGCAGAATGGGAGCAACAGATAGGAGAAGGAGACGCATTCACCGCAGAACCAGCGGGCCAGCCAGCCGCTGAGCCTGGTCTTCCATCCAGACTTGAGCGGCAGTTAGAGAAACTCGGCAGGACAGAAGCAGAGAACACGTTGCTCATTCGCACCGGCCAGAAAGAGAGCCAGATGGCAGCCGGGCCTGTCTCTATGTCCACACGCATTCAGCTGGGGCAGGCCGCCAGTGGCCCAGTTTACTGGAAGCCGGGCATCCAGGGTAGCCCGCATCTCTTCATCCTGGGTATCCCCGGACAGGGGAAATCGTGGACAATTGAGCATCTACTGAGTGCCCTAAGCCAGCAAGGCGTCCCGGCCCTGGTGCTGGACTTCCACGGCCAGTTCGCCGATCCCCAGGGGCGCTACTTCCAAAGCGTTCATCCGCAGGTTCTCGATGCAACGAAGGGTCTGCCTTTCAGCCCCTTTGAATGCAGCGTCTCCGGTCCAGCCTGGCGATCCAACGCCCTGGCAATTTCCGAGATCTTCGCTCAGGTCGCCGGGCTTGGAGAGATGCAACGCGATGTCATCTACACGGCTATCCGTGACGCCTACCGGGTCCACGGCTTTGAGGATGAACTGAGTGCCCAGGAACGCAGCGCGTTGACTTATCCTTCCCTCTACGAGGTCTTCCATCGTATTGAGCGACTGGAGCAGCAGCGCCGGGTGGGTCACGTGACCGCACGCTGCCGGCCATTGCTGGAAATGGACCTCTTCCAACCCGCAGAGTCCCCTGCCAATCTCTCCTCGCTGATCGGGCATGGACTGGTCATCGACCTGCATCAGCTCTACGCGGAGCTGCTGCAGCTCAGCGCCGGCGCCTTCCTCCTGCACAAGATCTATAAAGACATGTTCCACTGGGGCCCTGCCGAGCGGCTGCGGCTGGCCATCGTCCTGGACGAGGCCCATCGCCTGGCCAAGGACAAGACCCTGCCCAAGCTCATGAAAGAGGGACGCAAGTTCGGCATCTCAGTGATCGTCGCCAGCCAGAGCCTGGGCGATTTTCATCCCGAGATTCTCAACAACGCCGGCACACGCATCATCTTTCGCCTGAACCATCCCGAATCGCGCAAAGCCGCGGGCTTCATCCGCGCTGGCCAGGCCAAGCAGGTCGCGGAGCGGATCGAGCAACTGAGCGTCGGCTCTGCCTACGTTCAGACCCCCGAAATGCGGCAGGCCCTGATTGTGCGTATGGGAGCTGGCTCCTCATAA